The following proteins come from a genomic window of Blastococcus sp. HT6-30:
- a CDS encoding endonuclease/exonuclease/phosphatase family protein, with product MRIGTWNMAGWLKPGWKEFLLAADCDVWLLTEVNETVQLPDYCMHRGNARMAARRSWAAVFSRAPLTPLPDPHVASAAAVIDGITYCSSILPWRDSGGEPTWPGAEPPRNLHSGRTRYAVRQLVCALPHQDLVWGGDWNHALSGDEYAGSKGGRAHVRAAVNLLGLQVPTAELPHRLDGLLSIDHIAVPTSWTVRDARRLDATGLSDHDGYVVDVEVPAP from the coding sequence GTGCGGATCGGAACCTGGAACATGGCGGGCTGGCTGAAGCCGGGGTGGAAGGAGTTCCTGCTGGCGGCTGACTGCGACGTCTGGCTGTTGACGGAGGTCAACGAGACGGTCCAGTTGCCCGACTACTGCATGCACCGCGGAAACGCGCGGATGGCTGCGCGCCGAAGCTGGGCGGCTGTCTTCAGCCGAGCGCCGCTTACGCCCCTACCGGACCCGCATGTCGCCAGTGCTGCTGCGGTCATCGATGGCATCACGTACTGCTCGTCGATCTTGCCGTGGAGAGACTCCGGCGGTGAACCCACCTGGCCCGGTGCGGAACCGCCGCGCAACCTGCACTCCGGGCGGACTCGATATGCCGTGAGACAGCTCGTCTGCGCGCTGCCTCATCAGGATCTGGTCTGGGGCGGGGACTGGAATCACGCTCTCTCGGGCGACGAATACGCGGGATCGAAGGGCGGACGCGCCCACGTCCGTGCGGCTGTCAATCTGCTGGGCCTGCAGGTGCCCACGGCTGAGCTGCCCCATCGGCTAGATGGGCTGCTCAGCATCGACCACATCGCCGTGCCCACGTCCTGGACGGTCCGCGATGCCAGACGCCTGGACGCGACGGGACTGAGCGATCACGACGGCTACGTCGTCGACGTCGAGGTACCGGCTCCGTGA